In Rhodopirellula islandica, one DNA window encodes the following:
- a CDS encoding triphosphoribosyl-dephospho-CoA synthase has translation MRRDPWQWIAKTVRSPADAIQYACVLEATAPKAGNVHPVAKFDDLCFADFVVSAEIAASELTATTLDLGATLLGLGDRVHAVIQQTRSRTNTNVNLGIALLLSPIVVAEERYRTSDISWTLDAWREATANVLSTLSSDQSQRMGEAIAMAAAGGMDGDYQPEDPALDVHAASKSFDVMAGMREAKDRDLIAAEYANGFESFFAEVVPIVEASTGDTGDLLSGIALAHLQLLADRGDSLIARKNGREAERQIRDRAQRCLDAFASEGDFESIVAFDHHLRSDGHRLNPGTTADFIAAAVYVCLRMRSHLS, from the coding sequence GTGCGGCGTGATCCGTGGCAATGGATTGCGAAAACCGTTCGCAGTCCTGCGGATGCGATTCAGTACGCGTGTGTGCTGGAGGCGACTGCACCCAAAGCAGGCAACGTTCATCCTGTCGCCAAGTTTGATGATCTTTGTTTTGCCGACTTTGTTGTGTCCGCTGAAATCGCGGCGAGCGAATTGACGGCCACAACATTGGATTTGGGTGCCACACTGTTGGGGTTGGGTGACCGCGTTCACGCGGTGATCCAGCAAACGCGATCCCGGACAAACACCAACGTCAATCTGGGCATCGCGTTGTTGTTGTCCCCGATCGTTGTGGCAGAAGAACGGTATCGAACCTCGGACATCTCGTGGACGTTGGACGCGTGGCGTGAGGCCACGGCCAATGTGCTGTCGACGCTGTCGAGCGATCAAAGCCAGCGGATGGGAGAAGCGATCGCGATGGCCGCCGCCGGGGGAATGGACGGGGACTATCAACCGGAGGACCCGGCGTTGGATGTTCACGCCGCGTCCAAATCGTTTGACGTGATGGCCGGGATGCGAGAAGCAAAGGACCGGGACTTGATCGCGGCCGAATACGCAAACGGTTTTGAGAGTTTTTTTGCCGAGGTTGTGCCGATCGTGGAAGCGTCCACGGGCGACACCGGCGACCTTCTGTCAGGGATCGCGCTGGCTCATTTGCAACTGTTGGCTGATCGGGGTGACTCGTTGATCGCTCGCAAGAACGGTCGCGAAGCCGAGCGGCAAATTCGAGATCGAGCTCAGCGTTGCCTGGACGCTTTTGCAAGCGAGGGTGACTTTGAATCAATCGTTGCGTTCGACCATCACTTGCGGAGCGACGGTCACCGGCTGAACCCAGGCACGACGGCCGACTTCATCGCCGCTGCGGTTTACGTGTGTTTGCGAATGCGCTCTCACCTGTCCTGA
- a CDS encoding alpha/beta fold hydrolase gives MTNLASDLFPHPSSEFSIDGHTLRYIDTAAEAKFAGSEVEKPDSGAEKQSDLPTFVCVHGNPTWSFYYRRIIERYGKQQRVIAVDHIGCGRSDKPSAEDFPYTMAAHRDNLIRLVDELDLKNVILIAHDWGGAIGLSAMHARRERLAGIGLLNTAAFPPPYMPQRIAACRMPLLGTPAVRGLNLFARAAITMAMSRTKMKPDVAAGLLAPYDSWKNRVAIDRFVRDIPLNDSHPTMKTLRQLESDLPDLASLPISLIWGMKDWCFRPECLRRFEAVWPDAEVTELATTGHYVIEDSPEETLQAIDSLLSRVKERIGAA, from the coding sequence ATGACGAATCTTGCTAGCGATCTGTTTCCCCACCCGTCGTCGGAATTCTCCATCGACGGTCACACCCTGCGCTATATCGACACGGCGGCCGAAGCCAAATTCGCGGGTTCCGAAGTCGAAAAACCGGATTCTGGAGCCGAGAAACAAAGCGACCTGCCGACGTTTGTTTGCGTGCACGGCAATCCGACGTGGAGTTTTTACTATCGCCGGATCATTGAGCGATATGGCAAGCAGCAACGCGTGATCGCGGTCGACCACATCGGCTGCGGTCGCAGCGACAAACCGTCGGCAGAAGATTTCCCCTACACGATGGCGGCGCATCGCGACAACTTGATTCGGTTGGTCGATGAGTTGGATCTGAAGAACGTGATCCTGATCGCTCACGATTGGGGTGGCGCGATTGGATTGTCGGCCATGCATGCTCGTCGCGAACGGTTGGCGGGGATCGGGTTGCTGAACACCGCCGCGTTCCCACCCCCGTACATGCCACAGCGCATCGCGGCTTGCCGGATGCCACTGTTGGGGACCCCTGCCGTTCGCGGATTGAATTTGTTTGCTCGCGCCGCGATCACGATGGCGATGTCGCGGACGAAGATGAAACCGGATGTCGCGGCCGGGTTGTTGGCTCCTTATGACAGTTGGAAAAACCGAGTCGCGATCGATCGGTTTGTGCGCGACATCCCGCTCAATGATTCGCATCCCACGATGAAAACGCTTCGTCAGTTGGAATCCGATTTGCCTGACTTGGCGTCGCTGCCGATCTCGCTGATTTGGGGCATGAAGGATTGGTGCTTCCGACCGGAATGCTTGCGACGTTTCGAAGCGGTTTGGCCCGACGCGGAAGTCACCGAACTGGCTACAACCGGTCACTATGTGATCGAAGATTCACCCGAAGAAACTTTGCAAGCCATCGACTCCTTGCTGAGTCGTGTCAAGGAACGCATCGGTGCGGCGTGA
- the surE gene encoding 5'/3'-nucleotidase SurE yields MKRNAILLTNDDGIDAPGLLAMHRTITQWIRATGNADRYEITVVAPDRGRSECGHSVTTTRDLTVTETQTGWFAVDGTPVDCVRSAMTVLCPHASVVFSGINAGANLGVDLLVSGTFAAAREAALHGVHSMAVSHYRRPDVPKTWDHTGRWLRPVLDSFFNDIPLVGNPPAPGRDASRLTREDDEHQPGQLWNVNLPAIDPATEMPPVFDCEVERQPMKRAGTRTGHTESDGTSQIASGSVGFASQQPIRIQSDFHGRPRTSGTDVERCFSGHLTISRISPYPA; encoded by the coding sequence ATGAAACGCAACGCGATTCTCTTGACCAATGATGACGGGATTGATGCTCCCGGTTTGCTCGCGATGCATCGCACGATCACGCAGTGGATTCGTGCGACCGGGAACGCGGACCGGTATGAGATCACGGTGGTCGCGCCGGATCGAGGTCGCAGTGAATGCGGTCACAGCGTCACCACAACCCGCGACCTCACCGTCACCGAAACACAAACCGGATGGTTCGCGGTGGACGGGACGCCCGTGGATTGCGTTCGCTCCGCGATGACGGTGCTGTGTCCCCACGCTTCGGTGGTTTTTTCAGGAATCAATGCGGGGGCGAACCTGGGGGTCGATCTGTTGGTCAGCGGAACGTTTGCCGCGGCTCGAGAAGCGGCGCTGCACGGCGTTCACAGCATGGCGGTGTCGCACTATCGCCGACCGGATGTGCCCAAGACATGGGATCACACGGGGCGTTGGCTGCGGCCGGTGTTGGATTCGTTTTTCAACGACATCCCGTTGGTCGGAAACCCTCCGGCCCCTGGGCGTGACGCTTCGAGGTTGACGAGGGAGGACGACGAGCATCAGCCAGGGCAGCTATGGAATGTCAACTTGCCAGCAATCGATCCCGCGACAGAGATGCCACCCGTTTTCGACTGCGAGGTGGAGCGGCAACCGATGAAGCGAGCCGGAACGCGGACGGGGCACACCGAGAGCGACGGCACGTCTCAAATTGCGAGTGGATCAGTCGGGTTTGCGAGTCAGCAACCGATTCGGATTCAATCGGACTTTCATGGACGCCCCAGGACGTCGGGAACCGATGTGGAACGCTGTTTTTCGGGCCATCTGACGATCAGCCGGATCAGTCCTTATCCCGCTTGA
- the mtnA gene encoding S-methyl-5-thioribose-1-phosphate isomerase: MNDAETIRYHAAHNGRPAELDLLDQTKLPGTLTRLVCTTVDQTHDAIQRLVVRGAPAIGIAAAYGVTLTPVSVNADASLPEAQTRYRQTIDHLATSRPTAVNLFWALDRMRAIVDGFSGQVAELRERLVAEAVRIHDDDRQMCRSIGRHGATLLADCQRVMTHCNAGALATSMWGTALAPIYHLQESGHTLQVFADETRPLLQGARLTAWELHQAGIPVTVCTDSMSGSLMRQGLVDAVIVGADRIAANGDVANKIGTYPLAVLAKHHNLPFYVAAPTNTFDPELESGDLIPIEQRDGDEVSYPCGTDSPRQTPEGVAVVNPAFDVTPADLVTALVTEKGVIPGPNTEKVLAHLRA, translated from the coding sequence GTGAACGATGCTGAAACGATTCGATATCACGCCGCCCACAACGGGCGGCCCGCAGAACTGGATCTGCTGGATCAAACCAAGTTGCCTGGAACGCTGACGCGTTTGGTCTGCACCACGGTTGACCAAACGCACGATGCGATTCAACGATTGGTCGTTCGCGGTGCGCCGGCCATCGGCATCGCTGCGGCCTACGGGGTCACACTGACCCCGGTCAGTGTGAATGCCGACGCGAGCCTGCCAGAAGCGCAGACTCGGTATCGGCAAACGATCGATCACCTGGCGACCAGTCGCCCCACGGCGGTCAATTTGTTCTGGGCCCTGGATCGCATGCGGGCCATTGTCGATGGGTTTTCCGGTCAGGTCGCCGAACTCCGCGAGCGATTGGTCGCGGAGGCGGTTCGCATTCACGATGATGACCGGCAAATGTGCCGGTCCATCGGTCGACACGGCGCGACGCTGTTGGCCGATTGCCAACGCGTCATGACGCACTGCAACGCAGGGGCGCTGGCCACCTCGATGTGGGGAACGGCTCTGGCACCGATCTACCACCTGCAAGAATCGGGTCACACACTGCAAGTATTTGCCGATGAAACGCGGCCATTGCTGCAGGGAGCCCGACTGACGGCCTGGGAACTGCATCAAGCCGGAATTCCCGTGACGGTTTGCACCGATTCGATGTCAGGCAGCCTGATGCGGCAGGGGCTGGTCGATGCCGTCATCGTGGGCGCCGACCGAATCGCGGCCAACGGGGACGTCGCGAACAAAATCGGCACCTACCCTCTGGCGGTGCTGGCCAAGCACCACAACCTCCCGTTCTACGTCGCAGCACCGACAAACACCTTCGACCCGGAACTGGAATCAGGCGATTTGATTCCGATCGAGCAACGCGACGGCGACGAGGTCTCGTACCCCTGCGGAACCGACTCACCGCGACAAACTCCCGAGGGTGTTGCGGTGGTGAATCCGGCGTTTGACGTCACGCCGGCTGATTTGGTGACGGCATTGGTCACTGAAAAAGGCGTGATTCCAGGCCCCAACACCGAAAAAGTCCTGGCTCATCTGCGTGCGTGA
- a CDS encoding carbon storage regulator, translating to MLVLSRKEGEKLVIGDNIVITVNRIAGNRVAIGIEAPREVSIVRGELDKKESVAPVQQHKAGAPNSAVLEHDIAVAGQAER from the coding sequence ATGTTGGTACTCAGTCGAAAAGAAGGCGAAAAGCTGGTCATCGGTGACAACATCGTGATCACGGTCAATCGCATCGCTGGCAATCGCGTCGCCATTGGGATCGAAGCTCCACGAGAAGTTTCGATCGTCCGTGGTGAGTTGGACAAAAAGGAGAGCGTTGCTCCTGTTCAGCAGCACAAAGCGGGTGCTCCGAACTCTGCGGTTCTGGAACATGACATCGCTGTCGCGGGTCAAGCCGAACGTTGA
- a CDS encoding GNAT family N-acetyltransferase, with the protein MMGNANQFGFDERSSGTQAARLGDAEDQALRFRPFALAELPTLLPAALERIPPGRAVMVADQIRSAISRQVTDQLILLVSEASDAIAIVLGAADSDMATVLHAGPIVLPTEQASRPDHRATENSQLAVGLGRTLGQICQQRGIQFLQWATAWPLEEATSDGLDSGGPGAKSLDLQGSWPHWMGFTNVGDLEYLALDLSDSFSLESSLASLDAPLQLDALSVDVNDAEQMNQMRDLVQRTYLGSMDCPALEQFRTAAQIMDGYQEVPTYAPDLWFMLSERPGGEPLGCLLMARHGGDPASVLEVVYMGVVPDARGRGFSRDILSLALQCCREESAARMILAVDRSNRPARDAYMRLPMQTVLRESVWARNTTA; encoded by the coding sequence ATGATGGGGAACGCCAACCAATTCGGGTTCGATGAACGGTCCAGTGGAACCCAGGCGGCCCGCCTCGGTGATGCGGAGGACCAGGCTCTGCGGTTTCGCCCGTTTGCTCTGGCGGAGTTGCCCACGCTGCTGCCCGCGGCGCTGGAACGAATCCCGCCAGGTCGAGCGGTGATGGTCGCGGACCAAATTCGTTCGGCGATCTCGCGGCAGGTCACCGACCAGCTGATATTGCTAGTCAGCGAGGCTTCTGACGCGATTGCGATCGTGCTGGGAGCCGCGGACAGCGACATGGCGACCGTTTTGCACGCCGGCCCGATCGTCTTGCCGACGGAGCAAGCATCCCGGCCCGATCATCGAGCAACCGAAAATTCACAGTTGGCGGTTGGGCTTGGCCGGACACTTGGTCAGATTTGCCAGCAACGGGGCATTCAGTTCCTGCAGTGGGCGACGGCCTGGCCACTGGAAGAAGCGACCTCGGACGGGCTAGACTCGGGCGGCCCGGGTGCCAAATCCCTTGATTTGCAGGGTTCGTGGCCGCATTGGATGGGGTTCACAAATGTTGGCGACCTGGAATATCTCGCGCTCGACCTCAGCGATTCATTTTCGTTGGAGTCTTCGTTGGCGTCCTTGGACGCCCCGCTGCAGTTGGACGCTCTTTCGGTCGACGTGAATGATGCCGAGCAGATGAACCAAATGCGGGATTTGGTCCAGCGGACTTACCTCGGGTCGATGGATTGTCCCGCGCTGGAACAATTTCGGACCGCGGCGCAGATCATGGACGGCTACCAAGAGGTCCCCACGTACGCGCCGGATTTGTGGTTCATGTTGTCAGAACGTCCAGGCGGCGAACCCCTGGGTTGCTTGTTGATGGCACGCCACGGCGGCGACCCCGCATCGGTTTTAGAAGTGGTCTACATGGGCGTGGTCCCTGATGCGCGAGGCCGCGGTTTCTCACGTGACATCCTTTCGTTGGCGCTGCAGTGCTGTCGTGAAGAATCTGCCGCCCGAATGATCCTTGCCGTGGATCGATCAAATCGTCCCGCCCGAGACGCCTACATGCGTTTGCCGATGCAAACCGTGTTGCGAGAATCAGTTTGGGCGAGAAATACTACCGCCTGA
- a CDS encoding phosphatidylinositol-specific phospholipase C/glycerophosphodiester phosphodiesterase family protein, translated as MTTISSAQEPGSAAAAHPQAHAHNDYLHERPLLDALDNGFRSVEADIFLVEGDLWVAHSTSELSAERTLKALYLDPLRQRMRSSAQADGSSDSFKSVEGDGLPVTLLIDLKSEGESTYRALNQLLSTYDDVFTHVDSEGVHRRGVTAIISGNRPIELVRTELPRFVGVDGRLGDLEGDYSADLMPLISDHWGRNFKWRGKGELPEADRQKLSLILERAHQQNRRVRFWATPDHPAAWTVLHNAGVDLINTDDLQGLNKFLQSQSK; from the coding sequence GTGACAACGATCTCCTCGGCTCAGGAACCTGGTTCCGCCGCAGCAGCTCACCCCCAGGCTCACGCTCACAACGACTACCTGCACGAGCGTCCGCTGCTGGACGCCCTCGACAACGGATTCCGCAGCGTCGAAGCAGATATCTTTTTGGTCGAAGGGGACCTCTGGGTCGCGCACTCCACCTCGGAACTTTCCGCCGAACGGACCTTGAAAGCGTTGTACCTCGATCCACTGCGGCAACGCATGCGATCGAGCGCCCAGGCGGATGGCTCTTCGGACTCTTTTAAAAGCGTCGAAGGCGATGGCCTGCCCGTCACGTTGCTGATCGACCTGAAGTCCGAGGGGGAGTCCACCTATCGGGCGCTCAATCAGCTGCTTTCGACCTACGACGACGTGTTCACGCATGTCGATTCCGAAGGAGTGCATCGCCGCGGCGTCACCGCCATCATCAGTGGCAACCGCCCGATCGAATTGGTCCGGACGGAATTGCCCCGGTTTGTTGGCGTGGACGGCCGACTTGGTGATTTGGAAGGTGATTACTCAGCCGACCTGATGCCGTTGATCAGCGACCACTGGGGCCGCAATTTCAAGTGGCGTGGGAAGGGTGAGCTGCCCGAGGCCGATCGTCAAAAGCTGAGCCTGATTTTGGAACGAGCTCACCAGCAAAATCGCCGCGTCCGCTTCTGGGCGACGCCCGATCATCCAGCCGCTTGGACAGTCCTCCACAACGCGGGAGTCGACCTGATCAACACGGATGACCTCCAGGGCCTCAACAAATTTCTGCAATCACAATCCAAGTGA
- a CDS encoding PDZ domain-containing protein, with protein MLRSGRRSNWIRWAVCLSMISCLHAIDASDASAQRLLERLRNRIQSPPPSPLSQPPYQNPAASNRASSARPRTLATPIPRNNASADRRTSATLRSASTVDGQSATTGRAGEIASDDVQFGMRVSPAVVGGYQGLRVDGFSSQSRADEAGVRPGDLIVAIGNSRTRTLDEAVSALDDIRSTPGQAPAVAMQLFRGGRLYRGNVPAISSARVAAKPPITLPPSSQSVLDNTNRNQPRANELPAPQLPPPASERLSPPTNNTTPRLARSRGSLGIEVRDATPQRGVSVVSVPENTAGKVAGLAVGDRIVSASGRLIRGTDDLLREISILQPGDQIEFGLIRGDAMLQKQIEMGGPGGAPTRSAIANSERDAANANEETPEASGTESGGFLGGMGSVFGKMLGGNGSNSQAPTGEELPAPSAEPKASFTLPAPTETLPSPKPTAPPTVEIDPLALPADGAVSGSESLPPAKPTPVAEPDTLPAEAKSPTVEELQREIERLKQQLQAKE; from the coding sequence ATGCTTCGATCAGGTCGACGCTCGAACTGGATTCGCTGGGCCGTCTGCCTGTCGATGATTTCGTGCCTGCATGCGATCGACGCTTCGGATGCGTCGGCCCAACGTCTGCTGGAACGCTTGCGGAACCGCATTCAATCGCCTCCGCCATCTCCGCTTTCCCAGCCACCGTACCAAAACCCCGCGGCCTCCAACCGCGCCAGTTCGGCACGCCCCCGAACCCTGGCAACGCCGATCCCGAGGAACAACGCGTCAGCCGACCGCCGCACCTCGGCAACCCTGCGGAGTGCGTCCACGGTCGATGGCCAATCCGCCACCACAGGACGCGCGGGTGAAATTGCATCCGATGACGTTCAGTTCGGCATGCGAGTCTCGCCTGCGGTCGTCGGCGGCTACCAAGGCCTGCGTGTCGATGGCTTCTCGTCGCAATCACGAGCCGATGAGGCTGGTGTCCGCCCTGGCGACTTGATCGTCGCGATCGGAAACTCGCGAACACGAACGCTCGATGAAGCGGTTTCCGCCCTCGACGACATTCGATCCACGCCCGGCCAAGCGCCTGCCGTCGCCATGCAATTGTTCCGAGGCGGGCGTCTGTATCGCGGAAATGTTCCAGCGATCAGCAGCGCTCGTGTCGCTGCCAAGCCACCGATCACACTCCCCCCTTCCAGCCAAAGCGTCCTGGACAACACCAATCGCAATCAGCCACGGGCCAACGAGTTGCCCGCGCCGCAACTTCCCCCACCAGCCTCCGAACGCTTGTCACCGCCAACGAACAACACCACTCCTAGGCTCGCCCGTTCACGAGGTTCCCTCGGAATCGAAGTTCGTGACGCGACACCGCAACGAGGCGTCTCGGTCGTGTCAGTCCCCGAGAACACCGCGGGCAAAGTCGCGGGACTCGCCGTGGGAGATCGAATTGTCTCGGCCTCAGGTCGGCTCATTCGTGGCACCGACGACTTGCTGCGAGAAATTTCGATCCTCCAACCAGGTGATCAAATCGAATTCGGTTTGATTCGGGGCGACGCCATGCTTCAAAAGCAAATTGAAATGGGTGGTCCCGGTGGCGCGCCCACACGGTCCGCGATCGCGAACTCCGAAAGGGATGCCGCGAATGCCAACGAAGAAACCCCCGAGGCCAGCGGCACTGAATCCGGCGGTTTCCTTGGCGGGATGGGATCGGTGTTTGGCAAGATGCTCGGTGGCAACGGATCGAATTCGCAAGCACCCACTGGCGAGGAGTTGCCTGCACCGAGTGCCGAACCCAAGGCGTCGTTCACACTCCCGGCTCCCACCGAAACCCTGCCATCGCCCAAGCCCACCGCGCCGCCAACCGTTGAGATTGATCCGCTCGCGTTGCCGGCCGATGGGGCCGTATCCGGCTCCGAAAGTCTTCCGCCCGCGAAGCCGACTCCCGTGGCTGAACCGGACACCTTGCCCGCCGAAGCCAAGTCACCCACGGTGGAAGAGTTGCAGCGAGAAATTGAACGTTTGAAGCAACAACTGCAAGCCAAGGAATGA
- a CDS encoding Gfo/Idh/MocA family protein — protein sequence MKPAPASSARASRISRRQFTATGIAVGAAVGVHTSRSASAQATSPSEKLGVAICGVNSRGGEHIRGFDKDPRTEIRVLVDIDEKVGNSRADKVADLQGLRPKVVKNFREALDMDDVQILTSATPNHWHALMGVEAMQAGKDVYIEKPISHNIHEGRALVAAAAKYGRMFQTGTQCRSSSGCREGMQFLADGGIGEVKLARGLCYKRRKSIGPLGDYEIPAGVDFNLWSGPASYTDPKLTRQRFHYDWHWQRHYGNGDSGNQGPHQTDVARWGLGLERHPNAVLSYAGRLGYQAERKDPDYVDAGDTANTQVSIYDYGDKTIVFETRGLSVDESADQEINELFGYSKGNKIGVIFYGEDGYLVQGPSYNRCAVFDKQRKLVREFKATSNVGDDHFANFLDAVQSRDASTLHADARCGHLSAAIAHLGNISYYVGQENRVDPKTISESLAKISSLDDDQATLDRTLQHLRDNNVDPEKEQLSLGPVLKFDPEAETFVDNDKAKAMETREYRDGFVVPSAADV from the coding sequence ATGAAACCTGCCCCAGCTTCCTCCGCCCGTGCCTCGCGAATCAGTCGTCGTCAGTTCACCGCGACCGGAATCGCGGTCGGGGCGGCCGTCGGTGTTCACACCAGCCGGTCCGCTTCCGCCCAAGCCACCTCGCCCAGCGAAAAACTCGGCGTGGCGATCTGCGGCGTCAACAGTCGCGGCGGAGAACACATTCGCGGATTCGACAAAGACCCTCGCACCGAAATTCGAGTGTTGGTCGACATCGATGAAAAAGTTGGCAACAGCCGCGCTGACAAAGTCGCCGATTTGCAGGGACTTCGCCCCAAAGTCGTCAAGAACTTTCGCGAAGCCTTGGACATGGACGACGTTCAGATCCTGACCAGCGCCACGCCCAACCACTGGCACGCGTTGATGGGTGTCGAAGCGATGCAGGCAGGCAAAGACGTCTACATCGAAAAACCGATCAGCCACAACATTCACGAAGGACGGGCGCTCGTCGCCGCCGCTGCCAAGTACGGCCGCATGTTCCAAACTGGAACCCAGTGCCGCAGCAGCTCCGGCTGTCGCGAAGGCATGCAGTTCTTGGCTGATGGCGGAATTGGCGAAGTCAAACTCGCTCGCGGCCTGTGCTACAAACGGCGCAAGTCGATCGGTCCTTTGGGCGACTATGAAATCCCCGCAGGCGTCGATTTCAATCTTTGGAGCGGACCGGCGTCCTACACCGATCCCAAGCTGACGCGTCAACGTTTCCACTATGACTGGCACTGGCAGCGTCACTACGGCAACGGCGACTCCGGAAACCAAGGCCCTCACCAAACCGATGTGGCTCGCTGGGGACTGGGACTGGAACGCCATCCCAACGCCGTGCTGAGTTATGCCGGTCGACTGGGCTACCAAGCCGAACGCAAAGACCCCGATTACGTCGATGCAGGCGACACCGCCAACACGCAAGTTTCGATCTACGATTACGGCGACAAAACCATCGTGTTTGAAACACGTGGGTTGAGCGTCGACGAATCGGCTGATCAAGAAATCAACGAGTTGTTCGGTTACAGCAAAGGCAACAAGATCGGCGTCATCTTCTACGGGGAAGACGGTTACCTCGTGCAGGGTCCCAGCTACAACCGCTGCGCCGTGTTCGACAAACAACGCAAATTGGTGCGTGAGTTCAAAGCGACATCGAACGTGGGAGACGACCACTTTGCGAACTTCCTCGATGCGGTACAGTCTCGCGATGCCTCGACGCTGCATGCGGATGCACGCTGCGGTCACCTGTCCGCCGCGATCGCTCACCTGGGCAACATTTCGTACTACGTTGGTCAAGAAAACCGGGTCGATCCCAAAACGATCTCCGAGTCACTCGCGAAAATTTCGTCGTTGGATGACGATCAAGCCACACTCGACCGAACGCTGCAGCACCTCCGGGACAACAACGTCGATCCGGAAAAAGAGCAGTTGTCGCTCGGGCCCGTGCTGAAGTTTGATCCTGAGGCGGAAACCTTTGTCGACAACGACAAAGCCAAAGCGATGGAAACTCGCGAGTACCGCGATGGGTTCGTCGTTCCCAGTGCGGCTGACGTTTGA
- a CDS encoding mechanosensitive ion channel family protein, translating into MSENSLSPTNLASEMNLGAAEVPPPSFADATSDLVSQMTEGNFNGLTDYATTHLAPALLSAGLGLFVVFIGYLVAKYLMRVISRPVCRRVDETLGKFVGKMVFYSVMFAVVGAVLTKLGAPLGGLAAMLAAAGFAIGLAFQGTLSNFASGVLMLVFRPFKVGDVVNAAGVTGKVDEIDLFTTTLDTPDNRRIIVPNSAIAGGTIENISHHQHRRVEVPVGVDYSADLQTTRAALQKAVDQLAANVIQGENRGSAVVLAGLGDSAVNWKVRMWVAGSNFWPMTEALTGEIKMQLDAAEIGIPFPQMDVHVHQFAEAAANAEKAGRTRPTRRGADRMVG; encoded by the coding sequence ATGTCTGAAAACTCTCTCTCACCAACCAACCTTGCTTCCGAAATGAACTTGGGAGCCGCCGAAGTTCCGCCACCAAGTTTTGCCGACGCCACGTCGGACTTGGTCAGTCAGATGACCGAAGGCAACTTCAATGGCCTGACGGACTACGCCACCACACATCTGGCGCCCGCGCTTCTTTCAGCGGGCCTGGGTTTGTTTGTTGTCTTCATCGGGTATTTGGTTGCCAAGTATTTGATGCGCGTGATCAGTCGTCCTGTGTGCCGACGTGTGGACGAGACGCTCGGCAAGTTTGTCGGCAAGATGGTGTTCTATTCGGTGATGTTTGCCGTCGTCGGTGCTGTGTTGACCAAGTTGGGCGCCCCGCTGGGTGGCTTGGCAGCGATGCTCGCAGCGGCTGGCTTCGCGATTGGTTTGGCATTCCAAGGAACGCTCAGCAATTTCGCCTCGGGCGTGCTGATGCTGGTCTTCCGTCCATTCAAAGTCGGTGACGTTGTCAACGCAGCTGGCGTGACAGGCAAAGTCGATGAGATCGATTTGTTCACAACGACGTTGGACACCCCTGACAACCGACGCATCATTGTTCCCAACAGCGCAATCGCAGGCGGCACGATTGAAAACATCAGTCATCACCAACATCGCCGCGTCGAAGTGCCCGTCGGTGTGGACTACTCCGCCGACTTACAAACCACCCGAGCGGCACTTCAAAAAGCAGTGGATCAGTTGGCCGCCAATGTGATTCAAGGCGAAAACCGAGGCAGCGCTGTCGTGCTGGCTGGACTGGGTGACAGTGCCGTGAATTGGAAGGTCCGCATGTGGGTCGCCGGTTCCAATTTTTGGCCGATGACAGAAGCATTGACCGGCGAAATCAAAATGCAACTGGATGCCGCCGAGATCGGTATCCCCTTCCCTCAAATGGATGTGCACGTGCATCAATTTGCAGAGGCCGCCGCAAATGCTGAAAAGGCTGGACGCACGCGACCAACCCGTCGTGGCGCAGATCGCATGGTTGGCTGA